Proteins from a genomic interval of Xanthomonas sp. AM6:
- a CDS encoding amino acid permease has translation MPHPSLPPGPAATSATPALRHALKPRQLIMMGLGSAIGAGLFLGSGVGVHAAGPAVLISYLVAGALVIIVMNALGEMAAAKPASGAFSVYAADAMGATAGATVGWLWWLQLVIVIAAEAVGAAGLLATVWPALPVPLVAVVFMAAFTAINLLGVRNFGEFEFWFAILKVVAIVGFILIGVALLAGWLPNVAAPGWSNITGNGGFAPKGIAGIGAALLVVVFAFGGTEIVAVAAAETADPERSIARAIRTVAWRILVFYIGSLSVIIAVVPWQSEALSSPFAAVLQTARIPGAATGITLIAVIALLSALNANLYGASRMIFSLAQRGEAPRALAFTSRQQVPLLAVLASVLFGFVAAVLEFLYPNRVLPVLLNIVGATCLLVWTISLLSQLILRARADRAGTRLPFRMRGYPVLTVLALAILALIFGLLVASADTRAQFLSMAALTAAIALVSGVARRLRG, from the coding sequence ATGCCGCATCCGTCCCTGCCTCCCGGTCCCGCCGCCACGTCCGCCACGCCCGCGCTGCGCCATGCGCTGAAACCGCGGCAACTGATCATGATGGGCCTGGGCAGCGCGATCGGCGCCGGGCTGTTCCTGGGGTCGGGCGTGGGCGTGCATGCGGCCGGGCCGGCGGTGCTGATTTCCTACCTGGTCGCCGGCGCGCTGGTGATCATCGTGATGAACGCGCTGGGCGAAATGGCCGCGGCCAAGCCGGCCAGCGGCGCGTTCTCGGTGTATGCCGCCGACGCGATGGGCGCCACCGCCGGGGCCACGGTGGGCTGGCTGTGGTGGCTGCAGCTGGTGATCGTGATCGCCGCCGAGGCGGTGGGCGCGGCCGGCCTGCTGGCCACGGTGTGGCCGGCGCTGCCGGTGCCGCTGGTCGCGGTGGTGTTCATGGCCGCGTTCACCGCGATCAACCTGCTGGGCGTGCGCAATTTCGGCGAATTCGAGTTCTGGTTCGCGATCCTCAAGGTGGTGGCGATCGTCGGCTTCATCCTGATCGGCGTGGCGCTGCTCGCCGGGTGGCTGCCGAACGTGGCCGCGCCGGGCTGGTCCAACATCACCGGCAACGGCGGTTTCGCGCCCAAGGGCATCGCCGGTATCGGTGCGGCGCTGCTGGTGGTGGTGTTCGCGTTCGGCGGCACCGAGATCGTGGCGGTGGCCGCGGCCGAGACCGCCGATCCGGAGCGCAGCATCGCGCGCGCGATCCGCACCGTGGCCTGGCGCATCCTGGTGTTCTACATCGGCTCGCTGAGCGTGATCATCGCGGTGGTGCCGTGGCAGAGCGAGGCGCTGAGTTCGCCGTTCGCCGCGGTGCTGCAGACCGCGCGGATCCCCGGCGCGGCCACCGGCATCACCCTGATCGCGGTGATCGCGCTGCTGTCAGCGCTCAACGCCAACCTGTACGGCGCCTCGCGGATGATCTTTTCGCTGGCGCAGCGCGGCGAGGCGCCGCGCGCGCTGGCCTTCACCAGCCGCCAGCAGGTGCCGCTGCTGGCGGTGCTGGCCAGCGTGCTGTTCGGTTTCGTCGCCGCGGTGCTGGAATTCCTGTATCCGAACCGGGTGCTGCCGGTGCTGCTGAACATCGTCGGCGCGACCTGCTTGCTGGTGTGGACGATCTCGCTGCTGTCGCAGCTGATCCTGCGCGCGCGCGCCGACCGCGCCGGCACCCGCTTGCCGTTCCGCATGCGCGGCTATCCGGTGCTGACCGTGCTGGCGCTGGCGATCCTGGCGCTGATCTTCGGCCTGCTGGTGGCCTCGGCCGACACCCGCGCGCAGTTCCTGTCGATGGCCGCGCTGACCGCGGCCATCGCGCTGGTCAGCGGCGTGGCGCGGCGGCTGCGCGGCTAG